A single Anopheles maculipalpis chromosome 3RL, idAnoMacuDA_375_x, whole genome shotgun sequence DNA region contains:
- the LOC126562049 gene encoding transcription factor grauzone-like, protein MHNVEEICRLCLRSFPRVARGKIPIADEVFQPKLKAVFTFAILPDENLPAEACRGCRVTVEQFFDYSEKVRSHQTSLEAALPIVYNDEVIPPVDEMVKGEPNKKLQLSFEASSVQSEDHFHVELLKVEPLGDGTQHEEHVDETQLSDSWIKMESSDNEEDDYNIEEQVEDTLAASPSNQTNTNCLLLLKEQRKDRMPNVTRKKKRPRAEDEKLLREHFHLGCEMCSYMSETVPDLFQHYRQAHKTAGYVQCCNRKFIRRARLLEHLGAHLGSIVCDICSKVFRNQSSLDLHKLDHGAPDARQFKCDLCSFSFHKLYHLKQHQKRHERVRCTICGKLLAGELGLKGHMQKMHGSGNKQICPTCGKEFRCNSAMERHLKAHLGTLTIERVQCDQCEKWFDSKQNLRSHCKRVHDQMGPIQCDECQHISPNHRALVSHKVRAHGQKQAYECEYCGKKLNTKLTLKEHLAIHTNIPLYSCEFCGITFNSNANKYVHRKSKHPQEWEAQKQQKLLKRMTPAVDSV, encoded by the exons ATGCACAATGTTGAAGAAATCTGTCGCCTTTGCTTGCGTAGCTTTCCCCGTGTGGCGAGAGGAAAAATTCCAATCGCGGACGAGGTGTTTCAACCGAAGCTTAAGGCCGTGTTTACCTTTGCA ATTTTACCCGATGAAAATCTTCCCGCTGAAGCTTGCCGTGGATGCCGTGTGACGGTAGAACAATTCTTCGACTACAGTGAAAAGGTACGATCGCATCAGACGAGCCTAGAAGCTGCATTACCAATCGTGTACAATGACGAAGTGATTCCGCCGGTCGACGAGATGGTTAAAGGAGAGCCGAACAAAAAGCTTCAACTCTCGTTCGAGGCTAGCTCGGTTCAATCGGAAGATCATTTTCACGTGGAACTGTTGAAGGTAGAACCGCTGGGCGATGGCACACAGCACGAAGAGCACGTAGATGAAACTCAGCTTTCTGATAGTTGGATTAAAATGGAATCAAGTGACAATGAAGAGGATGACTATAACATCGAAGAACAGGTCGAGGACACCCTTGCGGCATCCCCGAGCAATCAGACGAATACTaactgtttgctgctgcttaagGAACAACGGAAAGATCGAATGCCGAACGTTAccaggaaaaagaaacgacCCCGAGCGGAGGACGAAAAGCTGTTGCGGGAACATTTTCATCTGGGCTGTGAAATGTGCTCATACATGTCTGAAACGGTTCCGGATCTTTTTCAGCATTACCGTCAAGCGCACAAAACCGCCGGCTACGTACAGTGCTGCAACCGAAAGTTTATACGCCGGGCCCGTCTGCTCGAACACCTTGGCGCGCATCTCGGTTCGATCGTGTGCGACATTTGTAGCAAAGTTTTTCGCAACCAGTCCTCGCTCGATCTACACAAACTAGATCATGGTGCACCGGATGCGAGACAGTTCAAGTGTGACCTGtgcagtttttccttccacaagcTGTACCATCTAAAGCAGCACCAGAAGCGCCACGAGCGGGTACGCTGCACCATCTGTGGCAAGTTGCTAGCGGGTGAGCTTGGCCTGAAGGGCCATATGCAAAAGATGCACGGCAGTGGGAATAAACAGATTTGTCCTACGTGTGGGAAAGAGTTTCGGTGCAATTCTGCGATGGAGCGCCACCTCAAGGCACATCTGGGTACGCTGACGATCGAGCGTGTGCAGTGTGACCAGTGCGAAAAGTGGTTCGACAGCAAGCAAAACCTGCGCAGTCACTGCAAGCGGGTGCACGATCAAATGGGACCGATACAGTGTGACGAGTGTCAGCATATAAGTCCCAACCATAGGGCGCTGGTCAGTCACAAGGTGCGGGCTCATGGTCAGAAACAGGCGTACGAGTGTGAGTACTGTGGCAAGAAGCTTAACACGAAGCTTACGCTGAAGGAACATTTGGCAATACATACGAACATTCCGCTGTACTCGTGCGAGTTCTGTGGGATCACGTTCAATTCGAACGCGAACAAGTATGTTCATCGGAAGAGCAAACACCCGCAGGAGTGGGAGGCGCAGAAACAGCAGAAACTGCTGAAACGAATGACCCCGGCCGTTGATTCCGTTTAA
- the LOC126561140 gene encoding uncharacterized protein LOC126561140 produces the protein MSDPKSVPFGKDLYCQNSTPSQKGQKKPASSVVMLNGVPIPTTYADKCRLCLGDKFDKNCTTIIEEQFSYMLQKVFSFPITNKIGLPMNVCGKCFRKVRIFQQFSAIVWNNQRRLEESLSAAAALEKKNNPTSTEKEYETMDADLPGVTITADAGNDPLVEPPDEDDAEQTHFVSVASQDNFFFYNEMDDIGTFDNPHTDYIQEVSLVIELDTSTDEVSDVDSEAGYQQSKNRRKNAKRVRHNVPEVESFTETRLQAKVVTDAMKNINKSKKSKR, from the exons ATGAGTGATCCGAAAAGTGTACCTTTTGGGAAAGATTTGTACTGCCAGAATTCGACACCCAGCCAAAAAGGCCAGAAGAAACCAGCTTCATCGGTCGTAATGCTGAACGGTGTGCCCATACCGACCACTTACGCGGACAAATGCCGTCTCTGCTTGGGTGACAAGTTTGACAAAAACTGTACCACCATCATAGAGGAACAGTTTAGCTATATGTTGCAGAAAGTATTTAGCTTTCCG attacaaacaaaataggACTACCGATGAACGTTTGTGGTAAATGTTTCCGAAAGGTGCGAATATTTCAGCAGTTTTCTGCAATAGTGTGGAACAACCAAAGACGGCTAGAAGAATCTCTGAGCGCTGCTGCGGctctggaaaagaaaaataatccaaCAAGCACA GAAAAGGAATATGAAACGATGGATGCCGATTTGCCTGGTGTAACCATTACAGCAGATGCAGGAAACGATCCACTAGTCGAGCCGCCGGATGAAGACGATGCTGAACAAACGCACTTCGTATCTGTTGCTTCGCAAGacaactttttcttttacaatgaGATGGATGATATCGGAACGTTCGATAACCCGCATACCGACTATATTCAGGAGGTCTCGTTAGTGATAGAACTGGATACATCAACCGATGAAGTATCCGATGTTGATTCTGAAGCGGGATACCAACAatcgaaaaatcgaagaaaaaatgcCAAACGGGTCCGTCATAATGTACCGGAAGTGGAATCCTTTACAGAGACCCGGTTGCAAGCCAAAGTTGTGACTGATgctatgaaaaatattaacaaatcgaaaaagagcaaaagatAA
- the LOC126561141 gene encoding zinc finger protein 184-like: MGEKCRLCLKKIIRKRTTILQDKFRKMMDAVFSFSFVKLEELSVNVCSRCSSTVRNFFSYSQKVEKNQRLLEQKYLKSDCTSDIAQSRVFVNGSLHYDLYYNEDGTDDSISMDAEKFLLQRDPLSEVSSIDYSTKETELESKTLNHSHKASSPDDAQSSNLSYSCDECELKFATKIQQYKHRRMHQKKECLVCNKRFRTDKIKDHVARKHPKIFEKLVQECKELRCENCQELFNTEAELNDHLDVDETKILCSGGTNNARLYYCTKRYKCCNCEEKFFDKLELTKHQRRHRTVECPTCSKTVRSDKIKKHIASQHPTRDSTELFKCVECRKLFNNEAELTAHRKATHNKQVCPVCKKTANYAHIRRHLKWFNSVYSPDDSDEFSDNMVNMSKKIKTENFQCEECGQTFPHDNLLHKHQRVHGRKKCSATVAVRRGETLDKDE, from the exons ATGGGTGAAAAATGTCGATTGtgtctgaaaaaaattataagaaaacGCACCACAATTTTGCAAGACAAATTTCGTAAGATGATGGATGCAGTTTTCTCCTTCTCG TTCGTCAAGCTAGAAGAACTATCCGTGAATGTGTGCTCTCGCTGTTCTTCCACTGTTCGTAACTTTTTCAGCTACAGCCAAAAGGTTGAAAAGAACCAACGGCTGCTGGAACAGAAATATCTCAAATCGGACTGTACATCCGATATTGCGCAATCGAGAGTCTTTGTCAACGGTTCCTTACATTACGACTTGTATTACAATGAAGATGGCACAGACGATTCCATCAGCATGGATGCAGAAAAATTTCTCCTCCAGAGAGATCCCCTGTCGGAAGTATCTTCGATCGATTATTCCACCAAAGAGACGGAATTGGAAAGCAAAACTTTGAATCATTCGCACAAAGCTTCCAGTCCAGATGACGCACAAAGTTCCAACCTTTCGTACAGTTGCGATGAGTGTGAACTGAAGTTTGCCACTAAAATTCAACAGTACAAACACCGGCGCATGCATCAGAAGAAAGAGTGTCTCGTATGCAATAAGCGCTTTAGGACGGATAAAATTAAAGATCACGTTGCGAGAAAACatccaaaaatctttgaaaaactGGTACAGGAGTGTAAGGAGCTCCGCTGTGAAAATTGTCAGGAATTGTTTAATACTGAAGCAGAGCTTAACGATCACCTAGATGTCGATGAGACGAAGATCCTTTGCAGCGGAGGTACAAACAATGCACGACTCTATTACTGCACGAAACGCTACAAATGCTGTAACTGTGAGGAGAAATTCTTTGATAAGCTGGAACTAACCAAACATCAACGGCGCCATCGGACGGTAGAGTGTCCGACGTGTAGCAAAACGGTACGAAGCGATAAGATCAAGAAGCACATAGCATCCCAGCATCCGACCCGCGACAGCACTGAGCTGTTCAAGTGTGTGGAATGCAGGAAATTGTTTAACAATGAAGCAGAACTAACGGCCCATCGCAAGGCCACCCACAATAAGCAAGTGTGCCCAGTTTGCAAGAAAACGGCTAATTATGCCCACATTCGACGACACTTGAAGTGGTTTAATAGTGTCTATTCTCCTGATGACTCTGACGAGTTTTCCGACAATATGGTGAATatgagtaaaaaaataaaaacggaaaactttcaatGCGAAGAATGTGGACAAACCTTCCCGCACGATAATCTACTGCATAAACATCAACGTGTCCATGGGAGAAAGAAATGTTCGGCAACTGTAGCAGTCCGGCGAGGAGAGACCCTGGATAAAGATGAATAG
- the LOC126562649 gene encoding cuticle protein-like, with translation MKLFVVVSSLLAIATAAPSATLYAAYGQPALYAAGGAPLATYVATGPAELYSQYHAQDELGQYSYGYNGGLSAKAESKSFDGITRGSYSYLDAENKLQTVAYTADALNGFRVAASNLPVAPVETRTAPEPVKDTPEVAAAKADHMAAIEEAKLRNAAAEKESESEATIIAAAPATFAAAPAALPVAAYAAPAAPASFAYSTQSIAQPIAAYATYAAPAPAAIELKAPASFAYSTYTQSAPLAYTQYAAAPYATFPIAQYAYPAAPAASIAFAARSQPIDIAAELPEPVKDTPEVAKAKEEHLKAVAEAKARSLQ, from the coding sequence ATGAAGCTGTTCGTCGTAGTATCGTCCCTGCTGGCCATCGCCACGGCCGCCCCATCGGCCACTCTGTACGCGGCCTACGGTCAGCCTGCCCTGTACGCGGCCGGTGGTGCACCGTTGGCCACGTACGTCGCGACCGGACCGGCCGAACTGTACAGCCAGTACCACGCCCAGGACGAGCTCGGCCAATACTCGTATGGATACAACGGAGGACTGTCGGCCAAGGCGGAGTCGAAATCGTTCGATGGTATCACCCGCGGTTCCTACAGCTATCTGGATGCGGAGAACAAACTCCAAACCGTCGCGTACACTGCCGACGCACTGAACGGATTCCGGGTGGCTGCTTCCAACCTGCCGGTGGCACCAGTTGAAACTCGTACCGCGCCCGAACCGGTCAAGGACACGCCCGAGGTTGCTGCTGCCAAGGCCGATCATATGGCCGCCATCGAGGAGGCTAAGCTGCGCAATGCCGCCGCCGAAAAGGAATCCGAGTCCGAGGCTACCATCATCGCTGCCGCTCCGGCGACCTTTGCCGCTGCCCCTGCCGCCCTCCCGGTGGCCGCTTACGCTGCCCCAGCCGCGCCTGCCTCGTTCGCTTACTCGACCCAATCGATCGCGCAACCGATCGCGGCCTACGCCACCTATGCCGCCCCAGCCCCGGCTGCCATCGAACTGAAGGCTCCCGCCTCCTTCGCGTACTCGACCTACACCCAATCGGCGCCCCTTGCCTACACCCAGTACGCTGCTGCCCCGTACGCTACGTTCCCGATCGCACAGTACGCTTACCCGGCTGCCCCAGCTGCCTCGATCGCTTTCGCCGCACGCTCGCAGCCAATCGACATTGCCGCCGAGCTGCCCGAGCCGGTAAAGGATACGCCCGAGGTTGCCAAGGCTAAGGAGGAGCATCTGAAGGCCGTCGCTGAAGCGAAGGCACGCAGCCTACAGTAA
- the LOC126561310 gene encoding citron rho-interacting kinase has translation MSKYEKKEQKTIAVRTARLNDLILGRSNGDALVSHGKEAADASLLEVALSREGLLDSLLVLYDECSKDAVKKKDKQIADFVAKYRPIVQETRECRVNIQDFDVKCLIGKGYFGEVHLVTERHTKQLYAMKKMTKESITSTQVRAERDIMATRRSEWITPLQYAFQDQQCLYLVMEFLPGGDLLSLMIRVGVFDEDLAQFYLAELTTALHSLHSMGYVHRDIKPENILLDRFGHLKLADFGNATTINDDGSVTSPMPVGTPDYIAPEVLQTLSTVGRATSSAKHDVTCDFWSMGIIGYEFITEQTPFHGDNVNETYSKILEYCEKRVTKKLTYPAHVSISTNYRDLLDRLVTNVSNRISYPEIIRHPFFGDLNWDRLRYMIPPIIPTVASDDDTSNFDDVDKTGKRKALLGRKPTYNIARMNDFSGHDLPFLGYSYVHEELDAAGMYRDTDEHMKAARLAAKVKEQERRLKEHSGEIHRLQKDVLERDRKIVTMTAHSKILQETKKELERMKELLKEKTAELAATRTENKTLRNSLKIEKEERSKNDATIADVVKQTYKKWEKSKQASDQAYERQLAEKKTELAIANEKLREVSSELMGRLDECQHLQASIENYKDLLKKSKDKLMTDKENLDRSQQELIATYDAKIAELRAKWKVEKEQRASLEMEVRELRDKLQEEESTVKFVAEREQKLVDNIKRRMTMQLEENNMLREAKQFSEKMSEEMQKKNDHLRNEICKLQEEKNTTVTISSVESSRRSSLIFEQEFRSANSSLQDMTTVISGPSTEIQLRNDLIRAREGENEQRKRAEHLEEVVGRLEKVIAQLKESGTGSSGAETLLEKQKECLEDKLSAIREQAILDKQSARSANLSLWKLEKELEGLRGERSILTRRIEQADDRVTRIRHEKEELEFKMKQQQETIANKDKQIEDLRADMSVLKGELKQERELWSTSEKDRLAEKTELIECLAKIQIMEEKLKESQQKQQQLNDRAKLLTVENGRLAKELREAQDELADATESSESLEQRLAAVTKNFNMLKGACSITETQLTEMELLLEKESKRNKECGEQMEALRKRLTEKDKEIEHVRHELQEERSGKTLSESRTNHLLAEYEELRKKFEELQRQMVEQQQELIEKTSHLFEVQERIELLNHDAENLQKVVANYEQEHYILKEENARILTDLFLAKEHITKQTNEMGEQADVIEQLTAELEHVKRVLQEQKTFYTERDIKSEATLAQHKKLIDYLQAKVEECNAHRKKKTLAGLIFGTASSSSCERKENIVPNGAGANNMPVESTTSYRKLQDELQKERTRTNQLKEQLLRAKTDLIAAAKCNTLQKKQQKDDDNLEMERTCRNEGVRTSTTTVDRTKKESQGTDQKANLRSASAAAEKPRITSGNAHTFEMTVESSSAASKHPAILCAVCDRHILAGHPYYKCTDCSFTVHRKCRSLVTGACGVGDQRKSGCIEAGKANESLDDFAEELGGGGDEETDVESVAGHAGRKSPAFSMTSAEEKAEEDHYVGDLLFKTKRLEPKLYVNDVYEVSEKAVLLGCDTGLYSYHMDTGEIVHIRGISNVRSFAVSHAIPKAILIGSEGEYLYQCDLRHLQSRAHASASLQPKLESFVLDLSIANRTHSEPWHIVRMMEDIPAGGKLSDAIAIAATSSRIVILKFDGQAGRFKPVRGLDTILPVSTVLFTKDTAIVGSDKFFEIDLRTYAAEEFLDMSDKTLSDLRNCAPLAAFRINSQEYLLCYREVGIFVDDSGWRSRPDNLNWLQDPVEFHYRESCLFVAHADCVQVMYISKSYTKELACRQDHAEDERRAFISLRESPRLLAPLQFARTSIYVACECGPEREQEIVLLDGLKALRTVGFSRSLETLSSLATGVGQSQNSLSTLGQGV, from the exons ATGTCCAAGTACGAGAAGAAGGAACAAAAGACAATCGCCGTTAGGACGGCACGTCTCAACGATCTGATTCTGGGTCGCTCCAATGGTGACGCGCTAGTGTCCCATGGAAAGGAAGCAGCTGAcgctagcctgcttgaagttGCCCTCAGCCGGGAGGGTTTGCTGGATTCGTTGCTGGTGCTTTACGACGAGTGTAGCAAGGATGCGGTTaagaaaaaggacaaacagatCGCTGATTTTGTCGCGAAAT ATCGTCCGATTGTCCAAGAAACACGTGAATGTCGCGTTAATATACAAGATTTCGATGTAAAATGTCTCATCGGCAAAGGATACTTTGGCGAGGTCCAT CTTGTGACCGAGCGCCACACGAAACAGCTTTACGCGATGAAAAAGATGACGAAAGAGTCCATCACCTCGACCCAAGTGCGGGCCGAACGGGACATCATGGCTACAAGGCGTTCGGAGTGGATAACACCCTTGCAGTACGCTTTCCAGGACCAGCAATGTTTGTATTTGGTCATGGAGTTCCTACCTGGGGGTGATTTGTTGAGCCTAATGATACGCGTCGGTGTATTTGACGAGGACTTGGCCCAGTTCTACCTGGCTGAATTGACGACTGCGCTGCATAGTTTGCATTCGATGGGTTACGTACATCGGGACATAAAACCGGAAAACATTTTGCTTGATCGTTTCGGACATCTAAAGCTAGCAGACTTTGGAAATGCGACCACTATCAACGACGATGGCAGTGTAACGAGCCCAATGCCGGTCGGAACACCGGATTATATAGCACCGGAAGTATTGCAAACACTGTCGACCGTTGGCCGTGCGACAAGCAGTGCCAAACACGACGTGACATGTGACTTTTGGTCGATGGGCATCATCGGGTACGAGTTCATAACGGAACAAACACCGTTCCATGGGGATAATGTGAACGAAACGTACTCGAAGATACTGGAATACTGTGAAAAGCGTGTCACGAAGAAACTTACCTATCCGGCGCACGTTTCCATCTCCACCAACTATCGCGATCTTCTCGATCGGCTAGTAACGAACGTGTCCAACCGTATTTCATACCCGGAAATAATACGACATCCATTCTTCGGGGATTTGAATTGGGACCGGCTGCGGTACATGATTCCTCCAATTATTCCGACCGTGGCAAGCGATGACGATACGTCAAACTTTGACGATGTGGATAAAACTGGCAAGCGTAAAGCTTTGCTCGGCCGCAAGCCTACGTACAACATTGCCCGCatgaatgatttttctggCCATGATCTTCCCTTCCTGGGCTATAGCTACGTGCACGAGGAGCTGGATGCGGCCGGTATGTACCGTGATACGGACGAACACATGAAGGCGGCCAGACTAGCGGCAAAGGTGAAGGAACAGGAACGTCGGCTGAAGGAACACAGTGGCGAAATTCATCGCCTGCAGAAGGATGTACTCGAGCGCGATCGTAAGATTGTCACCATGACGGCACACAGCAAGATACTGCAGGAAACGAAGAAAGAGCTCGAACGTATGAAAGAGTTGCTAAAGGAGAAAACGGCCGAACTGGCAGCCACACGTACCGAGAACAAAACGCTCCGCAATAGTTTGAAAATCGAAAAGGAGGAACGTTCGAAAAACGATGCAACGATCGCCGATGTGGTGAAGCAGACGTACAAGAAGTGGGAAAAATCGAAGCAAGCGTCCGACCAAGCTTACGAACGACAGTTGGCCGAAAAGAAGACGGAACTTGCAATAGCAAATGAGAAATTGCGCGAAGTTTCTTCTGAGCTGATGGGCCGACTGGATGAATGTCAGCATCTTCAGGCTTCGATTGAAAATTACAAGGATTTGCTCAAAAAATCTAAGGACAAGCTAATGACTGACAAGGAGAATTTGGATCGTAGCCAGCAAGAGTTGATCGCCACTTACGATGCTAAAATTGCCGAGCTGCGCGCTAAGTGGAAGGTGGAGAAAGAGCAACGTGCCAGTTTGGAGATGGAAGTACGCGAACTGCGTGACAAGCTGCAAGAGGAAGAATCAACCGTAAAGTTTGTGGCGGAAAGGGAGCAAAAGCTGGTCGACAACATTAAGCGCCGCATGACGATGCAGCTGGAAGAAAACAATATGCTACGCGAGGCGAAACAATTTTCCGAGAAGATGAGTGAAGAAATGCAGAAGAAGAATGATCATTTGCGGAACGAGATTTGCAAGCTGCAGGAGGAAAAGAACACGACGGTAACGATCAGCAGCGTGGAGAGCAGCCGCCGTAGCTCGCTGATCTTTGAGCAGGAGTTCCGAAGTGCCAACTCTAGCCTGCAGGATATGACGACGGTCATTTCGGGACCGAGCACTGAGATACAGCTGCGTAATGATTTGATTCGGGCGAG GGAGGGCGAAAATGAGCAACGTAAACGAGCCGAACATTTAGAGGAAGTGGTCGGCCGGCTGGAGAAGGTGATCGCTCAGCTAAAGGAAAGTGGAACCGGATCGTCCGGTGCAGAAACGTTGCTCGAGAAGCAAAAGGAGTGCTTGGAAGATAAGCTGTCCGCAATCCGAGAGCAGGCCATATTGGACAAACAGTCAGCACGCAGCGCCAACCTTTCGCTGTGGAAGCTGGAGAAGGAACTGGAAGGATTGCGCGGGGAGCGGAGCATTCTCACCCGTCGCATCGAACAGGCCGACGATCGCGTCACGCGCATTCGGCACGAGAAGGAAGAGCTGGAGTTTAaaatgaagcagcagcaggaaacgATCGCCAACAAGGACAAGCAGATCGAGGATCTGCGTGCGGACATGTCGGTGCTGAAGGGTGAGCTTAAGCAGGAGCGCGAACTATGGAGCACTTCGGAGAAGGATCGTTTGGCGGAGAAAACGGAGCTGATCGAATGTCTCGCCAAGATTCAGATAATGGAGGAAAAGCTTAAAGAAAGCCagcaaaaacagcagcaattGAACGATCGTGCAAAATTGTTGACGGTGGAAAATGGACGGTTGGCTAAGGAACTGCGCGAAGCTCAGGATGAGCTGGCGGATGCAACGGAATCGAGCGAAAGCCTTGAGCAACGGTTGGCTGCCGTTACGAAGAACTTCAACATGCTCAAGGGAGCGTGTAGCATCACCGAGACACAGCTCACCGAAATGGAGTTGCTGCTCGAGAAGGAATCAAAACGCAACAAGGAATGCGGTGAGCAGATGGAAGCTCTTCGCAAGCGTCTCACCGAGAAGGACAAAGAGATCGAGCATGTTCGGCACGAGCTGcaggaggaacggtccggtaAAACGTTGAGCGAATCGCGAACCAATCATCTGCTGGCCGAGTACGAGGAGCTACGTAAGAAGTTTGAGGAACTGCAGCGACAGATGGtcgaacagcagcaggaacTGATCGAGAAGACGAGCCATCTGTTTGAGGTGCAGGAGCGGATCGAGTTGCTGAATCACGATGCCGAAAACTTGCAGAAGGTGGTCGCTAACTACGAACAAGAGCACTACATCCTGAAGGAGGAAAATGCGCGCATTCTGACCGATCTATTCCTCGCCAAGGAGCACATTacgaaacaaacgaacgagATGGGCGAACAGGCGGATGTAATCGAACAGCTGACAGCGGAACTGGAGCACGTGAAGCGCGTGCTGCAGGAACAGAAAACGTTCTACACCGAGCGGGACATCAAGAGTGAAGCGACGCTGGCCCAACACAAGAAGCTGATCGATTATCTGCAGGCAAAGGTGGAAGAGTGTAATGCAcacaggaaaaagaaaacgttgGCCGGTCTAATCTTCGGCACCGCGTCGTCTTCGTCGtgcgaaaggaaggaaaacattgTGCCTAACGGGGCGGGTGCGAACAATATGCCGGTGGAATCAACCACAAGCTACCGGAAGCTGCAGGACGAACTTCAAAAGGAACGCACTCGAACCAACCAGCTGAAGGAGCAATTGCTGCGAGCGAAAACGGACCTCATTGCGGCGGCAAAGTGCAACACCCTGCAGAAGAAACAACAGAAGGATGATGATAACCTTGAAATGGAGCGAACCTGTCGCAACGAAGGTGTCCGGACGTCCACGACGACGGTTGATCGTACGAAGAAGGAATCGCAGGGAACGGACCAGAAAGCCAACCTCCGTAGCGCTTCTGCAGCAGCGGAGAAGCCACGTATCACATCCGGAAATGCGCATACGTTTGAAATGACCGTTGAAAGTTCATCAGCCGCCTCGAAACATCCGGCTATACTGTGTGCGGTGTGCGATCGTCACATCCTTGCCGGACATCCGTACTATAAGTGTACGGATTGTAGCTTTACTGTGCACCGGAAGTGTCGTTCCCTGGTGACGGGTGCATGTGGCGTCGGTGATCAGCGCAAGAGCGGTTGTATTGAggctggtaaagcgaatgaatcGTTGGACGATTTTGCGGAGGAGCTCGGAGGGGGTGGAGATGAAGAGACCGATGTGGAGTCTGTTGCTGGACACGCGGGACGCAAAAGTCCTGCGTTTTCGATGACTAGTGCCGAAGAGAAGGCGGAGGAAGATCATTATGTGGGTGATTTGTTGTTCAAAACGAAGCGTCTCGAGCCGAAGCTGTACGTGAACGATGTCTACGAAGTCAGCGAAAAAGCGGTTCTTTTAG GTTGCGATACTGGACTATATTCCTACCACATGGATACGGGAGAGATCGTCCACATCCGGGGAATTTCGAACGTGCGTTCGTTTGCCGTATCGCATGCAATTCCGAAAGCGATATTGATCGGTTCCGAGGGCGAATATCTGTACCAGTGTGATCTGCGCCATTTGCAAAGTCGTGCCCACGCGTCGGCTTCTCTGCAGCCGAAGCTAGAATCGTTCGTCCTTGATCTATCGATCGCAAACCGTACGCACAGCGAACCCTGGCATATAGTACGAATGATGGAAGACATTCCAGCCGGTGGTAAACTGTCGGATGCAATCGCTATCGCCGCCACCTCGTCACGGATCGTAATTCTAAAGTTCGATGGCCAAGCGGGTCGATTCAAGCCTGTCCGTGGACTCGACACCATACTGCCGGTGTCGACGGTACTGTTCACCAAGGACACAGCCATCGTCGGGTCGGACAAATTCTTCGAGATCGACCTCCGAACGTACGCAGCCGAAGAGTTCCTGGACATGTCGGACAAAACGTTGAGCGACCTGCGAAACTGCGCCCCGCTTGCCGCGTTCCGCATCAACAGCCAAGAGTATTTGCTGTGCTATAGGGAGGTTGGCATTTTCGTCGACGATTCCGGTTGGCGATCGCGTCCGGACAATTTGAACTGGCTGCAGGATCCGGTCGAGTTTCACTACCGTGAATCATGCCTGTTCGTTGCCCATGCCGACTGTGTGCAGGTAATGTACATTAGTAAGTCCTACACAAAAGAGTTGGCCTGTCGACAGGATCATGCCGAGGATGAGCGACGAGCGTTCATTAGCTTGCGGGAATCGCCGCGCCTGCTGGCACCGCTACAGTTCGCACGGACCTCAATCTACGTGGCATGCGAGTGTGGCCCGGAACGGGAGCAAGAGATTGTACTGCTCGATGGACTTAAAGCACTGCGGACGGTGGGTTTCAGTCGATCGCTTGAGACACTTTCCAGCTTAGCGACGGGAGTAGGGCAAAGTCAAAATTCTTTGTCGACCCTCGGCCAAGGCGTATAA